One window of the Primulina eburnea isolate SZY01 chromosome 18, ASM2296580v1, whole genome shotgun sequence genome contains the following:
- the LOC140819992 gene encoding uncharacterized protein, whose protein sequence is MIEAEQPLKRQKLLSPRSSHPSPPSAPPPPQPPPPPTPPPISPDAIPQRRRNKEEIRDVFECYKRIKFCIDHKDKRETEEAYLCLISAARGGTSVQRLLANFIPRYASYCPAALDAAAKVVISIHNRCFTVIERGEDVDGVAFEISKACILGLVDICEAAASEASISPVIQGICSIVFLNVFTFFISSFEGQDIFQIVDQRILKIHDVPESFFEFKREFLEEDNYVLPKLSKLRALCFSRILSNHPKKSIACCFELLECTESKESQKGAYFLNQLTIGLNDFRIDCLDEKNGRNKLAADTSEAKCESKHLNEFSSSNEHLFSNGTSILLKNCLLGLVFGKDPSYRRWIFSRYRRLCNSASPEIVTYVTSVLEGVFKSFLQQLTSEGSQVDIEEDISGSSKYVSQHLASGISSQQGSPSVASGRDCPEKGVGIHLKNRSVMKSGIDLIESGESNSEDISNARNFVVAMELQNHQTFSPRERTPREFRSNSLNGRIHGLQTEKSPIPNLDCSPTAFRSSTGTSNSSFESPKHDIPVPHTSANHLTRFLDGDPDAMDVFPASKQLWLGSLGPDASEMLIRFLFEKFGPIGQLRYFQYEGYALIEYRYILDAIRAREVMRGRTPWGAPLQIKFLDTGLGTRGAVNSVSVGSSCHVYIGNVNSKWAKDEVMHELKKVLHKGPLMVTDLSSEGALLMEFDSPKESTIAMAHLRWKRKENSNFILPPSSLCPANLMVNVEGARPASTSVHMDTRNNYSATSMIGSPHAQNVFEKPYDSYMTRTSGNRGKHHGASPPVRSDNNALELTSPRTGQETFRPMMQNVHPFQTTWTDSGMLEVGRFSTAKQTWMCGKPETGMSSGQGSMGPMPTQNQGPPITPPQLVQSSTFVRPSYAPANSMWDARGLGHHLPPNPISCVTPANAHGSLQAPPFLPASVTPRSKIQGSSMPPFDQMYTVPVVPPPLSSLPPLSNVPPPPLPPQPDFRPPLPFSSEFRPPLPPQHELRPPLPPTPPPPPPPPPSQPPPLPPPPSSPPPPPPSDSLNGGGYRLCQKSTWQGILSKSGVYYCTLLAQRVDSDICNYSTDVAEPAEWPIKLDMTKRTDFRHVKSTFSSSPTHRREVCWLLPSSQEDHKGFQDFVSYLKQRDCAGVIKIPAAKSMWARLLFILPCSPDICDMLCIPPSPSLCLIGLVLPKETNAELV, encoded by the exons ATGATTGAAGCTGAGCAGCCGCTAAAGAGGCAAAAGTTGCTCTCCCCACGATCGTCTCATCCATCCCCACCTTCAGCTCCTCCGCCGCCTCAACCACCTCCACCGCCAACGCCGCCTCCTATATCTCCGGACGCGATACCACAGAGGCGCAGAAACAAGGAAGAGATTCGTGATGTTTTTGAGTGCTACAAGCGAATTAAGTTCTGCATCGATCACAAGGATAAGCGTGAGACGGAAGAAGCCTACCTTTGTCTCATCTCTGCAGCGAGAG GTGGCACAAGTGTACAACGCTTGTTAGCGAATTTCATTCCTCGCTATGCATCATATTGTCCTGCTGCTCTTGATGCTGCAGCGAAGGTTGTCATCAGTATCCATAATAGGTGTTTCACTGTAATAGAAAGGGGAGAAGATGTTGATGGCGTCGCTTTTGAGATTTCTAAGGCCTGCATTTTAGGTCTAGTTGATATATGTGAAGCTGCTGCCTCAGAAGCTTCAATTTCTCCTGTTATTCAAGGAATATGTTCTATTGTGTTTCTCAATGTATTTACTTTCTTCATATCCTCATTTGAGGGGCAGGACATATTTCAGATTGTTGACCAGAGAATCTTGAAGATTCATGATGTCCCAGAATCTTTTTTTGAGTTCAAGAGGGAGTTTTTGGAGGAAGATAATTATGTGTTGCCTAAGCTATCCAAGTTACGTGCTCTTTgtttttcgaggattttatcCAATCACCCTAAAAAATCAATTGCCTGTTGTTTTGAACTTCTTGAATGTACCGAATCAAAGGAGTCACAGAAAGGTGCTTACTTTTTAAATCAGTTGACAATTGGACTGAATGATTTTCGCATTGATTGTCTGGACGAGAAAAACGGCAGAAATAAATTAGCAGCGGATACCTCAGAAGCAAAATGTGAAAGCAAGCATCTTaacgaattttcttcttcaaatgAGCACCTTTTTTCAAATGGCACCTCAATTTTATTGAAGAACTGCTTGTTGGGACTG GTTTTTGGCAAAGATCCTTCATATAGACGTTGGATTTTTTCTAGGTACAGGAGGCTATGTAATTCTGCATCTCCTGAAATTGTTACGTATGTTACTTCAGTTTTAGAAGGAGTATTTAAATCTTTTCTGCAGCAACTCACATCCGAAGGCAGCCAAGTAGATATTGAGGAAGATATATCTGGTTCATCCAAGTATGTTAGTCAGCACTTGGCTTCTGGAATATCTAGCCAACAAGGATCTCCTTCTGTAGCTTCTGGGAGAGATTGTCCAGAAAAAGGTGTAGGCATCCATTTGAAAAATCGTAGTGTGATGAAGTCAGGTATTGATCTTATTGAAAGCGGAGAGTCAAATTCTGAAGATATTTCAAATGCTAGAAATTTTGTTGTGGCAATGGAATTGCAAAATCATCAAACTTTCTCCCCTAGAGAGAGAACACCAAGGGAATTCAGAAGTAATTCACTCAATGGAAGAATCCATGGCTTGCAGACAGAGAAGAGCCCAATTCCAAATTTGGACTGCTCGCCAACTGCTTTTAGATCCTCCACAGGAACTTCGAATTCTTCGTTTGAATCCCCCAAACATGATATCCCTGTGCCACATACTTCAGCAAATCATTTGACCCGGTTCTTGGATGGAGACCCAGATGCCATGGATGTATTTCCAGCTTCCAAACAACTCTGGTTGGGATCATTAGGTCCTGATGCATCTGAAATGCTTATAAGGTTTCTGTTTGAGAAGTTCGGTCCTATAGGTCAATTACGGTACTTTCAATATGAAGGGTATGCTTTAATTGAATACAGATACATTCTGGATGCCATAAGGGCTAGAGAAGTAATGCGAGGACGCACCCCTTGGGGTGCACCCCTCCAGATAAAATTTCTGGATACAGGTTTAGGAACTAGAGGAGCGGTAAATAGTGTCTCTGTTGGTTCTAGTTGCCATGTTTACATAGGAAATGTTAATAGCAAATGGGCCAAGGATGAGGTGATGCATGAACTTAAGAAAGTTCTTCATAAAGGCCCTCTCATGGTTACTGATCTTAGTAGTGAAGGTGCATTATTAATGGAATTTGATTCACCAAAGGAATCTACCATCGCCATGGCTCATCTGCGATGGAAACGCAAGGAAAATAGTAATTTTATCCTTCCTCCTTCCAGTTTATGTCCAGCCAATTTGATGGTGAATGTTGAAGGTGCAAGGCCTGCTTCTACTTCTGTACATATGGATACAAGAAACAATTATTCTGCTACTAGTATGATTGGATCACCTCATGCTCAGAATGTATTTGAGAAGCCTTACGACAGTTACATGACAAGGACATCAGG GAATCGGGGAAAGCATCATGGAGCTTCTCCCCCAGTCAGATCAGATAACAATGCTCTGGAGCTTACATCACCAAGGACTGGTCAAGAAACTTTTAGACCAATGATGCAAAATGTGCATCCATTCCAGACAACTTGGACTGATTCAGGAATGCTCGAAGTTGGAAGATTTTCTACTGCCAAACAAACATGGATGTGTGGAAAACCGGAAACTGGGATGTCTTCTGGGCAAGGAAGCATGGGACCCATGCCCACCCAAAATCAGGGACCACCAATTACGCCACCACAGCTGGTTCAGTCATCTACATTTGTTCGACCTTCATATGCACCAGCAAATAGCATGTGGGATGCACGTGGGTTGGGTCACCATCTGCCTCCAAATCCAATTTCTTGTGTAACACCTGCCAATGCTCATGGTAGTCTGCAAGCTCCACCTTTTTTACCTGCTTCTGTCACTCCGAGATCAAAAATACAAGGAAGTTCTATGCCTCCATTTGATCAGATGTATACTGTTCCTGTTGTTCCTCCTCCTTTATCATCTTTGCCTCCTCTTAGTAACGTGCCCCCCCCTCCTTTGCCTCCTCAGCCTGATTTCCGGCCTCCGTTGCCTTTTTCATCTGAGTTTCGGCCTCCATTGCCTCCTCAGCATGAACTGCGGCCACCATTACCCCCAACACCTCCgcctccacctcctccacctccTTCCCAACCTCCTCCACTCCCCCCTCCTCCAAGTTCCCCCCCTCCACCTCCACCATCTGACTCGCTAAATGGTGGGGGTTATAGATTGTGCCAGAAATCAACCTGGCAGGGGATCTTGAGTAAAAGTGGTGTTTATTACTGTACTTTGCTTGCACAAAGAGTAGATTCTGATATTTGCAACTATTCAACTGATGTTGCTGAGCCTGCTGA ATGGCCTATTAAGTTAGACATGACAAAGCGGACAGATTTTCGTCATGTGAAATCGACATTTTCTAGCTCCCCAACTCACAGA AGAGAGGTTTGCTGGCTGCTTCCTTCTTCTCAAGAAGATCACAAGGGG TTTCAAGATTTCGTATCATACTTGAAGCAGCGAGATTGTGCAGGAGTAATCAAAATCCCAGCTGCTAAATCCATGTGGGCTAGGCTTCTCTTCATTCTTCCATGCTCTCCTGATATATGTGACATGCTATGCATTCCTCCTAGTCCTTCGCTTTGTTTGATTGGATTGGTTCTTCCTAAAGAAACGAATGCTGAGTTGGTATGA